In the genome of Gloeotrichia echinulata CP02, one region contains:
- a CDS encoding BMP family ABC transporter substrate-binding protein: MDRRQFLKYTTLAGAGFTLAACIPNKNSNSPAEVSPPVSPVATNEPLKVGFVYMGTVGDFGWTYSHDLGRREMEANLQDKVKTTFVENVNGDAEAERVIRQLALDGNKLIFTTFFGYMKPTIKIAKDFPHVVFENCAGDKRAANVGTYLGRFEQTRYLTGMIAGKMTKSNIIGFIGAYPIPEVIRGINAFTQGLRVTNPRAKVKVLWVQSWYEPAKEREAAQTLVNLGADVLIQNTDSVAIVQLAEEKGIYAFGNNTDMSKFAPTAHLTSAINKWGKFYTDTALTVMNNTWKAKNVWDGIGEGMVDISPMNQLIPNDIQQLVNSKRDEFIQGVAHPFDGPVKDQKAVVRVPKGKVLDDQGQLLMDWYVEGIEDSTPVGKIQN; the protein is encoded by the coding sequence ATGGATCGTCGTCAGTTTCTCAAGTATACAACGTTAGCTGGTGCTGGCTTTACCTTAGCCGCCTGTATCCCCAATAAAAACTCGAATTCACCGGCGGAGGTTTCGCCCCCAGTATCACCTGTGGCGACGAATGAACCTTTAAAAGTAGGATTTGTTTACATGGGAACTGTAGGGGATTTCGGGTGGACTTATTCCCATGATTTAGGTCGCAGAGAAATGGAAGCGAATCTTCAGGATAAGGTGAAAACTACTTTTGTCGAAAATGTCAACGGAGATGCTGAAGCCGAGAGGGTAATTCGCCAACTAGCATTAGATGGTAACAAGCTGATTTTCACAACTTTCTTTGGTTACATGAAACCGACAATTAAAATTGCCAAGGATTTTCCTCATGTTGTGTTTGAAAATTGTGCCGGAGATAAACGCGCTGCTAATGTTGGTACTTATTTGGGACGCTTTGAACAGACTCGCTACTTAACCGGTATGATTGCTGGTAAAATGACAAAATCTAATATTATTGGTTTTATCGGGGCATACCCAATACCTGAAGTAATTCGGGGGATAAATGCATTTACTCAAGGATTGCGGGTAACAAATCCTCGCGCCAAAGTTAAAGTTTTATGGGTACAAAGTTGGTACGAACCAGCTAAAGAACGAGAAGCTGCACAAACTTTGGTAAATTTAGGTGCGGATGTGCTAATACAAAATACAGACTCAGTGGCGATTGTACAATTAGCAGAAGAAAAAGGAATTTATGCTTTTGGTAACAATACTGATATGAGCAAATTTGCTCCAACAGCGCACCTGACATCAGCCATTAATAAATGGGGAAAGTTTTATACTGATACAGCTTTGACTGTGATGAATAACACCTGGAAGGCTAAAAATGTTTGGGATGGTATTGGTGAAGGAATGGTAGATATTTCTCCAATGAATCAGCTAATTCCTAACGATATTCAGCAATTGGTAAACAGCAAACGTGATGAATTTATTCAAGGTGTAGCCCATCCTTTTGATGGTCCGGTGAAAGACCAAAAAGCAGTGGTGCGAGTACCAAAGGGTAAAGTATTAGATGATCAGGGACAACTGCTTATGGATTGGTATGTTGAAGGGATTGAAGATTCTACCCCTGTCGGTAAAATTCAAAATTAA
- a CDS encoding ribonuclease, whose protein sequence is MLLKKLLVASSLLLTGIAIANTANAQYRGTPGKFDLYVLALSWSPDYCATNGNPDQKQCSSGKKLGFVLHGLWPQYQKGYPANCSTQKLSQAIKQQFPGLYPSDSLYNHEWEKHGTCSGRNPTKYLALSKQLKDSIAIPQAYNLPNQPFRTTVKDLQSTFLSSNSTFTANGIAPYCSGSGRFLKEVFFCYSKDGKPGACTAEILSSSQKSCGQSNFLVRNVR, encoded by the coding sequence ATGCTGTTAAAGAAATTGCTGGTAGCATCTTCACTCTTGCTAACTGGTATTGCTATAGCCAATACCGCCAACGCTCAATATCGGGGTACACCAGGTAAATTTGACTTGTACGTCCTGGCGTTATCTTGGTCTCCAGATTATTGTGCGACAAATGGGAACCCTGACCAAAAGCAGTGTAGTTCAGGGAAGAAACTTGGATTTGTACTACATGGGTTGTGGCCTCAGTACCAAAAAGGTTATCCGGCTAATTGTTCTACTCAAAAATTATCACAAGCAATCAAGCAGCAATTTCCAGGTTTGTATCCCAGTGATAGCCTCTACAATCATGAATGGGAAAAACATGGCACTTGTTCGGGAAGAAATCCTACAAAATACCTCGCATTATCTAAACAGTTAAAAGATTCTATCGCGATTCCTCAAGCTTACAATCTTCCTAATCAACCCTTCCGCACCACAGTCAAAGACCTACAAAGTACATTTTTGAGTTCTAATAGTACATTCACAGCTAATGGAATAGCACCTTATTGTTCAGGTTCAGGCAGATTTTTGAAAGAAGTCTTCTTTTGCTATTCTAAAGACGGTAAACCTGGTGCTTGTACTGCCGAAATTTTGAGTAGTTCTCAAAAAAGCTGTGGTCAGTCAAACTTTTTGGTAAGAAACGTCAGATAA
- a CDS encoding putative toxin-antitoxin system toxin component, PIN family: protein MNHKLIVIDTNVLLSAALSPDGTARKALDKAYKEFKIAQSEETYQELNTRIYKRKFDKYISDEDRQYFLKVVQKYSQFIEIKSQINTCRDPDDNKFLELAKDANAQFLITGDQDLLSLKTLAEYQNQIITSRDFLDLD from the coding sequence ATGAATCATAAACTAATTGTCATTGACACAAATGTTTTACTTAGTGCTGCCCTGAGTCCTGATGGAACAGCCCGTAAAGCCCTAGATAAAGCCTATAAAGAATTCAAAATTGCTCAAAGCGAGGAAACTTATCAAGAATTAAACACACGAATTTACAAACGTAAGTTCGATAAATATATCTCAGATGAAGACCGACAATATTTTTTGAAAGTAGTTCAAAAATACAGTCAATTTATAGAAATAAAATCTCAAATAAACACCTGTAGAGATCCAGATGACAACAAATTTTTAGAACTTGCTAAAGATGCTAACGCACAATTCTTAATTACAGGAGATCAAGACCTTTTATCACTCAAGACTTTAGCCGAATATCAAAACCAGATTATTACTTCGAGAGACTTTCTTGACCTTGATTAA
- the cbiQ gene encoding cobalt ECF transporter T component CbiQ, which produces MNLQLDTLAYTNRLRGLPPEHKVIFAFTTLIISLCTHPLVQVLTALWMGIWTVIYAKIPVGIYLKLLTFASFFWLTSLPALMLNGVSISDLSKVQADAWYGLNFGYYYIYISHSGSIQAWSIFSRAFAAVSCLYFLMLTVPFAEILQTLRRVRFPVLLTDLLLLMYRFIFILLKTAAELWTAQNSRGGYSTWHNGMKSLAILIGQLLQRSLQQYSQFSLGLQARGMQGEFRVLHPRRYRPQMRYIIEAIFGCLLLIVLEIWLNARIFTRI; this is translated from the coding sequence ATGAACCTGCAACTCGATACCTTAGCTTACACTAACCGACTGCGAGGATTACCACCAGAACATAAAGTAATTTTTGCATTTACAACTCTGATTATTTCCCTTTGTACTCATCCTCTAGTTCAAGTGTTGACGGCGTTATGGATGGGAATTTGGACAGTTATTTATGCCAAAATCCCTGTAGGAATCTATTTGAAATTGTTAACATTTGCCAGCTTTTTTTGGTTGACCAGCTTACCCGCACTGATGCTGAATGGTGTATCTATTTCTGACTTATCAAAAGTGCAAGCCGATGCATGGTATGGGCTAAACTTCGGTTATTATTATATTTATATCAGTCATAGTGGCAGTATCCAAGCTTGGTCAATTTTCAGCCGTGCATTTGCTGCAGTGTCTTGTCTATATTTTCTGATGTTAACTGTCCCTTTTGCTGAGATTTTACAAACTCTGCGGCGCGTCAGATTTCCAGTTTTGTTGACCGATTTGTTATTACTCATGTATCGGTTTATTTTCATCCTGCTGAAAACAGCCGCCGAATTGTGGACAGCCCAAAATTCCCGTGGTGGTTACTCCACCTGGCACAATGGAATGAAAAGTTTAGCAATACTTATCGGACAACTACTGCAACGCAGCTTACAACAATATAGTCAATTCTCCCTGGGACTGCAAGCACGGGGTATGCAAGGAGAATTTCGAGTTTTGCATCCCCGTCGCTATCGTCCCCAAATGCGATATATCATCGAAGCAATTTTCGGTTGTTTGCTATTAATAGTATTAGAAATTTGGCTGAATGCAAGAATATTTACTCGAATTTGA
- a CDS encoding acetamidase/formamidase family protein, which yields MTHHILKATRETVHLGGFSHMLAPALTIDSGDTVDVETYTGYHIYDKAPAEFLTPEFVDICQNLPPERKIAGGPHLLTGPIYVRGAQAGDVLEVELKAIAPSVPVGFNAIRTGWGALPSQFQQPALRFIPLDLENHIAEFPADTGIKIPLKPFFGILGVATPEISRNSIPPGAYGGNIDNRELQAGAKIFLPIFVPGALFSIGDGHSAQGDGEVNVTAIETSMKGRIMLKLRQDLQLKTPIAETPTDLITMGFGETLDAALEQALKNMINFLECFTNLSSEEAYVLCSLAVNFRITQVVNSPFKGVHGMISKSIFSQGINL from the coding sequence ATGACTCACCACATTTTAAAAGCTACCAGAGAAACCGTGCATCTTGGTGGTTTTTCCCATATGTTAGCACCAGCACTAACTATTGATTCTGGTGACACAGTTGACGTGGAAACTTACACGGGGTATCACATTTACGACAAAGCACCAGCCGAGTTTCTGACGCCTGAATTTGTCGATATTTGCCAAAATCTGCCGCCAGAGCGCAAAATTGCTGGTGGTCCGCATTTACTGACGGGGCCGATTTATGTCCGGGGTGCCCAAGCAGGGGATGTTTTGGAGGTAGAATTAAAGGCGATCGCACCAAGTGTACCAGTTGGCTTCAATGCAATACGTACAGGTTGGGGTGCCTTACCCAGCCAGTTTCAACAACCAGCCCTGAGATTTATTCCCCTAGATTTAGAAAATCATATCGCGGAATTTCCCGCCGATACTGGCATCAAAATTCCCCTCAAACCCTTTTTTGGTATTCTTGGTGTCGCTACCCCAGAAATTTCTCGAAATTCTATTCCGCCTGGTGCATATGGTGGTAATATTGATAACCGCGAATTGCAAGCGGGTGCAAAAATATTTTTACCTATTTTCGTTCCTGGAGCATTGTTTTCCATTGGTGATGGTCATTCAGCCCAAGGAGATGGTGAAGTTAATGTCACTGCCATTGAAACTTCGATGAAGGGTAGAATTATGCTCAAACTGCGTCAAGATTTGCAACTCAAAACCCCGATTGCTGAAACTCCTACTGATTTGATCACAATGGGGTTTGGTGAAACTTTAGATGCAGCTTTAGAACAGGCTTTAAAAAACATGATTAATTTCCTGGAATGTTTCACAAATTTGTCCTCAGAAGAAGCTTATGTTTTGTGTAGTTTGGCGGTGAATTTTCGCATTACCCAAGTTGTTAATAGTCCATTTAAAGGGGTTCACGGCATGATATCAAAATCTATTTTTTCTCAGGGAATTAATTTATAA
- a CDS encoding TSUP family transporter, translating to MSTLLIQLLLIGLVAGVAGGLFGIGGGAIMLPAMVLIIGLDQKLATGTSLAAQILPIGILGAAVYHRSGNINLKYAVFIAIGLLVGNFFGALFANQPFISSETMKKLYGIFLLLIGVRYLFFR from the coding sequence ATGTCTACTCTACTCATCCAACTGTTGCTCATCGGTCTTGTAGCTGGCGTGGCTGGCGGTCTGTTTGGCATTGGTGGCGGTGCAATTATGCTACCTGCAATGGTGCTAATAATTGGTCTAGATCAAAAGTTAGCAACTGGGACTTCTCTAGCAGCACAAATTTTACCCATTGGCATTTTAGGAGCAGCAGTTTACCATCGCAGTGGCAACATTAATCTCAAATATGCTGTCTTCATTGCTATTGGTCTATTAGTGGGAAACTTCTTCGGAGCGTTATTTGCTAATCAGCCATTTATTAGCAGTGAGACTATGAAGAAGCTGTATGGCATCTTTTTGTTACTCATTGGTGTACGATATTTGTTTTTCAGATAA
- a CDS encoding ureidoglycolate lyase, with protein MNTSQTIKQLQTKLVTPENFRPYGQVIFPSQDGKVFDAEDAQLNLQNGTPRFYIMHLQKRGRKFSKITRHSKCTQALGSLEGKDWLIAVCPAYNELNEPVLDEIAAFRIPGNCFINLNLGTWHAGPYFDHEFVDFYNLELSDTNVVDHLTHDFLKSHQLELEML; from the coding sequence ATGAATACATCACAGACGATAAAACAATTGCAAACTAAATTAGTAACACCAGAAAATTTCCGACCCTATGGACAGGTAATTTTTCCCAGTCAAGATGGTAAAGTGTTCGATGCAGAAGATGCTCAATTAAATCTTCAAAATGGGACGCCGCGATTTTATATTATGCACCTGCAAAAAAGAGGGCGGAAGTTTAGTAAAATTACTCGCCATAGTAAATGCACTCAGGCTTTAGGTTCTTTAGAGGGAAAAGACTGGTTAATTGCAGTTTGTCCTGCTTATAATGAACTAAATGAACCTGTATTAGATGAGATAGCAGCTTTCCGCATTCCGGGGAATTGTTTTATTAACTTAAACCTAGGAACTTGGCACGCGGGACCATATTTTGACCATGAATTTGTGGATTTTTATAATTTGGAGTTGAGTGATACGAATGTAGTCGATCATTTAACTCATGATTTTCTCAAAAGTCATCAATTAGAGTTGGAAATGCTTTAG
- a CDS encoding energy-coupling factor ABC transporter substrate-binding protein: MNQSKKGLSNWLLVVAVLALAIAPLIFVRDGKFGGADDKAKAAISELQPEYKPWFKSPLEPPSSEIASLLFASQAAVGAGVVGYVIGLYKGRSQQKRPEE, translated from the coding sequence ATGAATCAGTCTAAAAAAGGCTTGAGTAACTGGCTATTGGTGGTAGCTGTGTTAGCTTTAGCAATTGCACCGTTAATATTTGTGCGTGATGGAAAATTTGGCGGTGCTGATGACAAAGCTAAAGCCGCTATTAGCGAACTACAACCAGAATATAAACCTTGGTTTAAATCACCATTAGAACCTCCCAGCAGTGAAATAGCCAGTTTATTATTTGCTTCTCAAGCCGCAGTGGGTGCTGGCGTAGTTGGTTACGTAATTGGATTATATAAAGGACGTTCCCAACAAAAAAGACCTGAAGAATGA
- a CDS encoding energy-coupling factor ABC transporter permease has protein sequence MSRKQQGLASLTLMGIISFYLVVGLPKPAYAMHIMEGFLPVQWAIFWWVVALPFFILGLRSLTRITQANPELKLLLGLAGAFTFVLSALKIPSVTGSCSHPTGTGLGAVLFGPLTMSVLGSLVLLFQALLLAHGGLTTLGANAFSMAIAGPFAAYWIYHLTMRLLGKQKIAIFLAAALADLLTYIITSIQLALAFPAPVGGFIASLIKFAGIFAFTQVPLAISEGLLTVLVWNSLQSYNPQELELLKLIKRETQSNESV, from the coding sequence ATGTCCAGAAAGCAGCAGGGTTTAGCCAGTCTTACCCTGATGGGAATTATCAGTTTTTATCTAGTCGTTGGTTTACCCAAACCCGCGTACGCCATGCACATTATGGAAGGTTTTTTACCAGTGCAGTGGGCAATTTTTTGGTGGGTTGTGGCATTACCCTTTTTCATTTTAGGATTACGGAGTCTGACTCGCATTACCCAAGCTAACCCAGAACTGAAACTACTCCTGGGCTTGGCTGGTGCTTTTACTTTCGTCCTGTCAGCGTTGAAAATCCCTTCGGTAACAGGTAGCTGTTCGCACCCAACAGGAACGGGTTTAGGCGCAGTCCTGTTTGGGCCTCTTACCATGTCGGTTTTGGGTAGCTTGGTGCTGTTGTTTCAAGCCCTATTATTAGCACATGGTGGTTTGACGACATTGGGCGCAAATGCTTTTTCGATGGCGATCGCCGGACCATTTGCAGCTTATTGGATATATCATCTCACAATGCGGCTCTTGGGGAAACAAAAAATCGCCATATTTTTAGCAGCAGCATTAGCAGATTTACTCACCTACATTATTACTTCCATCCAACTCGCCTTAGCTTTTCCCGCACCGGTTGGTGGCTTTATCGCTTCATTGATCAAATTTGCCGGCATTTTTGCGTTTACTCAAGTTCCCTTAGCAATTAGTGAAGGATTACTAACTGTACTGGTGTGGAACTCGTTACAATCCTATAATCCTCAAGAATTAGAACTGTTAAAATTAATCAAGCGAGAAACCCAAAGTAATGAATCAGTCTAA
- a CDS encoding ABC transporter ATP-binding protein translates to MQEYLLEFEQVYYTYPGAQQSALNGLTMRIPSGKRCALIGQNGCGKTTLFLLANGLYKPASGIIRWRGEPLAYNRNFLAKLRQKVGLIFQDPEQQLVAATVEEDISYGLCNLGLPEVEIKERVEQALVEFGLTDLAQRPVHHLSLGQKKRVSIADVMVLQPELLVLDEPTAYLDVKHTRNLIATMKKIHEDGTTLLMATHDLDLVYKWADWIFVMDQGRLVLEGKPQDVFSQRQLLSNLELGVPLIYEILFDGLSLEDGAVIQRLRQRILDLFHNFK, encoded by the coding sequence ATGCAAGAATATTTACTCGAATTTGAACAGGTATATTACACTTATCCCGGCGCACAGCAATCAGCTTTGAATGGTCTAACCATGAGGATTCCCTCTGGTAAAAGGTGTGCCTTAATTGGTCAAAATGGTTGTGGTAAAACAACATTATTTTTATTAGCCAACGGTTTATATAAACCCGCTTCTGGGATTATCCGCTGGCGTGGTGAACCCTTAGCTTATAATCGGAATTTTCTCGCAAAATTACGGCAAAAAGTCGGCTTAATATTTCAAGACCCAGAACAACAATTAGTAGCTGCTACCGTTGAAGAAGATATATCCTATGGTTTGTGTAATTTAGGCTTACCAGAAGTAGAAATTAAAGAGCGAGTAGAGCAAGCATTAGTTGAATTTGGCTTGACTGATTTAGCGCAACGACCAGTACATCATCTCAGTTTAGGGCAAAAAAAGCGAGTTTCCATAGCTGATGTGATGGTACTACAACCCGAACTATTAGTATTAGACGAGCCTACAGCCTATTTAGATGTCAAACATACCCGAAACTTGATAGCAACCATGAAAAAAATCCATGAAGATGGCACTACTTTGTTGATGGCAACCCACGATTTAGATTTAGTATATAAATGGGCAGATTGGATTTTCGTCATGGATCAAGGGCGACTGGTGTTAGAAGGTAAACCACAAGATGTATTTAGCCAGCGTCAACTTTTATCAAATTTAGAGTTGGGTGTCCCATTGATATATGAGATATTATTTGATGGACTATCCCTTGAGGATGGAGCAGTTATCCAGCGATTGCGACAGCGGATATTAGACCTATTTCATAATTTTAAGTGA